In a genomic window of Streptomyces roseoviridis:
- a CDS encoding FHA domain-containing protein, with amino-acid sequence MPELVLELNGRTWTLDPSRSYTLGRDPQGDLVIDDARVSWRHATISWGGRSWVIEDHGSTNGTFVQGQRVHQVEIGPGSAVHLGNATDGPRLNLAAAGAPAQQAVPQQAQQPVQQPAHQAAPHQAAPADWATHQAPPQQQGWQQQPHQAPQAAPQQQHQAPPQTPQEVYASKVPHQQAGPQGATPMHGDRSPTTFHQLNLGRVMRIGRALENELVVSDLQVSRNHAEFHATPDGRFEIRDLGSHNGTYVNGQPIPKGGTVLLGPNDIVGVGHSTFRIVGNQLEEFVDTGEVSFSARHLTVTVDGGKQILKDVTFGVPEKSLIGVIGPSGSGKSTLLKALTGYRPADQGDVLYDNRSLYKQFAELRQRIGLVPQDDILHKELTVQKALRYAAKLRFPGDTAEAEREARIGEVLRELKLDIHKEKKVTSLSGGQRKRVSVALELLTKPSLIFLDEPTSGLDPGMDRDVMQLLRGLADDGRTVLVVTHSVAELGLCDKLLVMAPGGSVAYFGPPDEALNFFGYSTWADVFSAFENYRDYDWAGRWKGSQHYQMYAAEIDAVAAQPVQLPQQAQQALARPPKPQGWGSQLWTLIRRYVSVIASDVGFIALMVILPAVLGAVSVVIPADFGLGKPTPPSRYNGDAGTIMLILAVGMCFSGAANSVRELIKERVIYERERATGLSRSAYLMSKVIVLGLITAFQGVIICGIGFSTRELPAEGLFMPPAVELCIQVIGLGLTSMMVGLVISSLVKTAEKTMPLLVMFAIIQVVFTGILFQVYGSPGLEQFAWLMPSRWGIAGAGTTLDLGRLMPPWDHKNPGNTDPLWEHSVAQWSMDLGIQLLMATVCCVLVARLLRRHEPEVMRK; translated from the coding sequence CCTGGACCCTCGATCCGTCCAGGTCGTACACCCTCGGCCGCGACCCCCAGGGCGACCTGGTGATCGACGACGCCAGGGTCTCGTGGCGGCACGCCACCATCAGCTGGGGCGGCCGGAGTTGGGTCATCGAGGACCACGGCTCCACCAACGGCACGTTCGTACAGGGCCAGCGCGTCCACCAGGTGGAGATCGGCCCCGGCTCGGCCGTCCACCTGGGCAACGCCACCGACGGGCCGCGGCTGAACCTCGCCGCCGCCGGGGCCCCGGCCCAGCAGGCGGTCCCGCAGCAGGCCCAGCAGCCCGTGCAGCAGCCGGCCCACCAGGCCGCGCCGCACCAGGCCGCGCCGGCCGACTGGGCCACCCACCAGGCCCCGCCGCAGCAGCAGGGCTGGCAGCAGCAGCCGCACCAGGCACCGCAGGCCGCCCCGCAGCAGCAGCACCAGGCCCCGCCGCAGACCCCGCAGGAGGTCTACGCGTCGAAGGTCCCGCACCAGCAGGCCGGCCCGCAGGGCGCGACGCCGATGCACGGCGACCGCAGCCCGACCACGTTCCACCAGCTCAACCTCGGCCGCGTCATGCGCATCGGCCGCGCGCTCGAGAACGAGCTCGTCGTCTCCGACCTGCAGGTCTCGCGCAACCACGCCGAGTTCCACGCGACGCCCGACGGCCGCTTCGAGATCCGCGACCTCGGCTCGCACAACGGCACGTACGTCAACGGTCAGCCGATCCCCAAGGGCGGCACCGTCCTCCTCGGCCCCAACGACATCGTCGGCGTGGGTCACTCCACCTTCCGGATCGTCGGCAACCAGCTCGAGGAGTTCGTCGACACCGGCGAGGTCTCCTTCTCGGCCCGCCACCTCACGGTGACCGTCGACGGCGGCAAGCAGATCCTCAAGGACGTCACCTTCGGCGTCCCGGAGAAGTCGCTGATCGGCGTCATCGGCCCCTCCGGCTCCGGAAAGTCGACCCTGCTCAAGGCGCTCACCGGCTACCGGCCCGCCGACCAGGGCGACGTCCTGTACGACAACCGCAGCCTCTACAAGCAGTTCGCCGAGCTGCGCCAGCGCATCGGTCTGGTCCCGCAGGACGACATCCTGCACAAGGAGCTGACCGTCCAGAAGGCGCTGCGCTACGCGGCCAAGCTCCGCTTCCCCGGCGACACCGCCGAGGCCGAGCGCGAGGCCCGGATCGGCGAGGTGCTGCGCGAGCTCAAGCTCGACATCCACAAGGAGAAGAAGGTCACCTCCCTCTCCGGTGGCCAGCGCAAGCGCGTCTCCGTCGCCCTGGAGCTGCTGACCAAGCCGTCGCTGATCTTCCTGGACGAGCCGACCTCCGGTCTCGACCCGGGCATGGACCGCGACGTCATGCAGCTGCTGCGCGGCCTCGCCGACGACGGCCGCACGGTCCTCGTGGTCACCCACTCGGTGGCCGAGCTGGGCCTGTGCGACAAGCTGCTCGTGATGGCGCCCGGCGGTTCGGTGGCGTACTTCGGCCCGCCGGACGAGGCGCTGAACTTCTTCGGCTACTCCACCTGGGCCGACGTCTTCTCCGCGTTCGAGAACTACCGCGACTACGACTGGGCGGGCCGCTGGAAGGGCTCGCAGCACTACCAGATGTACGCGGCCGAGATCGACGCCGTCGCCGCCCAGCCGGTCCAGCTGCCGCAGCAGGCCCAGCAGGCGCTGGCCCGCCCGCCCAAGCCGCAGGGCTGGGGCTCGCAGCTGTGGACCCTGATCCGCCGCTACGTGTCGGTGATCGCCTCCGACGTCGGCTTCATCGCCCTCATGGTGATCCTGCCCGCCGTCCTCGGTGCGGTCTCGGTGGTCATCCCCGCCGACTTCGGCCTCGGCAAGCCCACGCCGCCGTCCCGCTACAACGGCGACGCCGGCACGATCATGCTGATCCTCGCGGTCGGCATGTGCTTCTCGGGCGCGGCCAACTCCGTACGAGAACTGATCAAGGAACGGGTCATCTACGAGCGGGAACGCGCCACCGGCCTGTCCCGTTCCGCGTACCTGATGTCCAAGGTCATCGTCCTCGGCCTGATCACCGCCTTCCAGGGCGTGATCATCTGCGGCATCGGCTTCTCCACCCGCGAGCTGCCGGCGGAGGGCCTGTTCATGCCGCCGGCCGTCGAGCTGTGCATCCAGGTCATCGGCCTCGGCCTGACCTCGATGATGGTCGGCCTGGTCATCTCCTCGCTGGTGAAGACCGCCGAGAAGACCATGCCGCTCCTGGTCATGTTCGCGATCATCCAGGTCGTCTTCACCGGCATCCTCTTCCAGGTCTACGGCTCGCCCGGCCTGGAGCAGTTCGCCTGGCTCATGCCGTCGCGCTGGGGCATCGCCGGCGCCGGCACCACGCTCGACCTCGGTCGCCTGATGCCGCCGTGGGACCACAAGAACCCGGGCAACACCGACCCGCTGTGGGAGCACTCGGTCGCGCAGTGGAGCATGGACCTCGGCATCCAGCTGCTCATGGCCACCGTCTGCTGCGTCCTCGTGGCGCGGCTGCTGCGCCGCCACGAGCCGGAGGTCATGCGCAAGTAG
- a CDS encoding transglycosylase SLT domain-containing protein produces the protein MSANTPGHSRGLKKTHKATIAGVAALSAAALGFSLIPGNASAEVEPQALANTQQVAWSYDANSPQAKAMAASLNEQTSAFALKAKQEAAAKAKAAAEAQKKAAAAAKAAAAKKQAEAAAKKRAAEKAAASRAAARTPVFANNLDGWIREALHIMKKHNIPGTYEGIHRNIMRESSGNPRAINNWDINAINGVPSKGLLQVIYPTFKAYHVPGTKFDQYDPVANIVAACNYAADRYGSMDNVNSAY, from the coding sequence ATGTCTGCGAACACCCCTGGCCACAGTCGTGGTCTGAAGAAGACCCACAAGGCCACGATCGCCGGCGTCGCCGCTCTGAGCGCCGCGGCGCTCGGCTTCTCTCTCATCCCTGGCAACGCTTCCGCCGAGGTCGAGCCCCAGGCCCTCGCGAACACCCAGCAGGTCGCGTGGTCCTACGACGCGAACAGCCCGCAGGCCAAGGCCATGGCCGCCAGCCTGAACGAGCAGACCTCCGCCTTCGCCCTCAAGGCGAAGCAGGAGGCCGCCGCCAAGGCCAAGGCCGCCGCCGAGGCGCAGAAGAAGGCCGCGGCGGCCGCCAAGGCCGCCGCCGCGAAGAAGCAGGCCGAGGCCGCGGCCAAGAAGCGCGCCGCCGAGAAGGCCGCCGCGAGCCGTGCCGCCGCCCGCACCCCCGTCTTCGCGAACAACCTCGACGGCTGGATCCGCGAGGCGCTGCACATCATGAAGAAGCACAACATCCCCGGCACCTACGAGGGCATCCACCGCAACATCATGCGGGAGTCCAGCGGCAACCCCCGTGCCATCAACAACTGGGACATCAACGCCATCAACGGCGTCCCCTCGAAGGGCCTGCTCCAGGTCATCTACCCGACCTTCAAGGCGTACCACGTCCCGGGCACCAAGTTCGACCAGTACGACCCGGTCGCCAACATCGTCGCCGCCTGCAACTACGCGGCCGACCGCTACGGCTCCATGGACAACGTCAACAGCGCGTACTGA
- a CDS encoding GAF domain-containing sensor histidine kinase produces the protein MSHRPSSGLAAVSSALLAMNRQMEVRDVLQTIVASARDLLDAEYAALGVPDDHGGFAQFVVDGVSDEQWHAIGPLPRQHGILAAMLHKAEPERLDDVRKDPRFGGWPDAHPELSDFLGLPVRDGDEILAALFLANKRCPTPSGGCGFTAEDEELLTLLAQHAAIALTNARLYERSRELTIAEERSRLAHELHDAVSQKLFSLRLTAQAAAALVDRDPARAKGELQQVAELAAEAADELRAAVVELRPAALDEDGLVHTLRTQVQVLDRAHTARVTFESTGVRALPAAHEEAMLRVAQEALHNALRHSDAALVSVSLRRNGPGARLTVTDDGRGFDPATVRTAGRHLGLVSMRDRAAGVGGTLTVTSAPGRGTTIEMEVPGG, from the coding sequence ATGAGCCACCGACCGAGCTCCGGCCTGGCCGCCGTGAGCAGCGCCCTGCTGGCGATGAACCGCCAGATGGAGGTGCGCGACGTCCTCCAGACGATCGTCGCCTCGGCCCGCGACCTGCTCGACGCCGAGTACGCGGCGCTCGGCGTCCCCGACGACCACGGCGGCTTCGCCCAGTTCGTCGTCGACGGCGTCAGCGACGAGCAGTGGCACGCCATCGGCCCCCTGCCCCGCCAGCACGGCATCCTCGCCGCCATGCTCCACAAGGCCGAGCCCGAGCGCCTCGACGACGTCCGCAAGGACCCCCGCTTCGGAGGCTGGCCCGACGCCCACCCCGAGCTGTCCGACTTCCTGGGCCTGCCGGTCCGCGACGGGGACGAGATCCTCGCCGCCCTCTTCCTCGCCAACAAGCGCTGCCCCACCCCGTCCGGCGGCTGCGGCTTCACCGCCGAGGACGAGGAGCTCCTGACCCTCCTCGCCCAGCACGCCGCCATCGCCCTCACCAACGCCCGGCTCTACGAGCGCAGCCGCGAGCTCACCATCGCCGAGGAGCGCTCCCGCCTCGCCCACGAGCTGCACGACGCCGTCAGCCAGAAACTGTTCTCCCTCCGGCTCACCGCCCAGGCCGCCGCCGCCCTCGTCGACCGCGACCCCGCCCGCGCCAAGGGCGAGCTCCAGCAGGTCGCCGAGCTCGCCGCCGAGGCCGCCGACGAGCTGCGCGCCGCCGTCGTCGAGCTGCGCCCCGCCGCCCTCGACGAGGACGGCCTGGTCCATACCCTGCGCACCCAGGTCCAGGTCCTCGACCGCGCCCACACCGCCCGGGTCACCTTCGAGAGCACCGGCGTCCGCGCACTGCCCGCCGCCCACGAGGAGGCCATGCTCCGCGTCGCCCAGGAGGCCCTGCACAACGCGCTGCGCCACTCCGACGCGGCCCTCGTCTCCGTCTCCCTCCGCCGCAACGGCCCGGGAGCACGGCTCACCGTCACCGACGACGGCCGGGGCTTCGACCCCGCCACGGTCCGCACCGCCGGCCGCCACCTCGGCCTGGTCTCCATGCGCGACCGCGCCGCCGGAGTCGGCGGCACGCTCACCGTCACATCGGCCCCAGGCCGGGGCACCACGATCGAGATGGAGGTCCCCGGTGGCTGA
- a CDS encoding response regulator transcription factor: protein MADKTIRVLLVDDHQVVRRGLRTFLEVQDDIEVVGEASDGAEGVAAAEELRPDVVLMDVKMPGTDGIEALRRLRELANPARVLIVTSFTEQRTVVPALRAGASGYVYKDIDPDALAGAIRSVHAGHVLLQPEVADALLSQEDQGQGGGTGRGSSLTEREREVLGLIADGRSNREIARALVLSEKTVKTHVSNILMKLDLADRTQAALWAVRHGLTS from the coding sequence GTGGCTGACAAGACCATCCGTGTCCTGCTCGTCGACGACCACCAGGTCGTCCGCCGCGGCCTGCGCACCTTCCTGGAGGTCCAGGACGACATAGAGGTCGTGGGGGAGGCCTCCGACGGCGCCGAGGGCGTCGCCGCCGCCGAGGAGCTGCGGCCCGACGTCGTCCTCATGGACGTGAAGATGCCCGGCACCGACGGCATCGAGGCGCTGCGCCGGCTGCGGGAGCTCGCCAACCCCGCCCGCGTCCTGATCGTCACCAGCTTCACCGAGCAGCGCACGGTCGTCCCCGCGCTGCGCGCCGGCGCGTCCGGCTACGTCTACAAGGACATCGACCCCGACGCCCTCGCCGGCGCCATCCGCTCCGTCCACGCCGGCCACGTCCTGCTCCAGCCCGAGGTGGCCGACGCGCTCCTCAGCCAGGAGGACCAGGGCCAGGGCGGCGGCACGGGCCGCGGCTCCTCGCTGACCGAGCGGGAGCGGGAGGTCCTCGGCCTGATCGCCGACGGCCGCTCGAACCGGGAGATCGCCCGGGCGCTCGTCCTGTCCGAGAAGACGGTGAAGACGCACGTCTCCAACATCCTCATGAAGCTGGACCTCGCGGACCGGACCCAGGCCGCGCTCTGGGCCGTACGGCACGGCCTCACCTCGTAG
- a CDS encoding chaplin: MNNLKKAAALTMVAGGIVAAGAGVASAHGGAHAHGQALHSPGVASGNLVQVPVHVPVNVSGNTVNVIGLLNPAFGNGAVNH; the protein is encoded by the coding sequence GTGAACAACCTCAAGAAGGCCGCTGCCCTCACCATGGTCGCCGGTGGCATCGTCGCCGCCGGCGCGGGCGTCGCCTCCGCCCACGGCGGCGCGCACGCCCACGGCCAGGCCCTCCACTCCCCGGGCGTCGCCTCGGGCAACCTGGTGCAGGTCCCGGTCCACGTCCCCGTGAACGTCTCCGGCAACACGGTCAACGTGATCGGCCTGCTCAACCCGGCCTTCGGCAACGGCGCCGTCAACCACTGA
- a CDS encoding ABC transporter ATP-binding protein: MSDVLELVDVSVVRDGRALVDEVSWSVKEGERWVILGPNGAGKTTLLNIASSYLFPTKGTATVLGERLGGVGTDVFDLRPRIGMAGIAMAEKLPKGQTVLQTVLTAAYGMTATWHEDYDPVDEERAKAFLDRLGMTDYLDRRFGTLSEGERKRTLIARAMMTDPELLLLDEPAAGLDLGGREDLVRRLGRLARDPYAPSMIMVTHHVEEIAPGFTHVLMIRQGKVLAAGPMETELTSRNLSHCFGLPLVVEHRGDRYTAQGLPLK, encoded by the coding sequence ATGAGCGATGTACTGGAGCTGGTGGACGTATCCGTGGTCCGCGACGGACGGGCTCTGGTGGACGAGGTCTCGTGGTCGGTCAAGGAGGGCGAGCGCTGGGTCATCCTCGGCCCCAACGGCGCGGGCAAGACCACCCTCCTCAACATCGCCTCCAGCTACCTCTTCCCCACCAAGGGAACGGCGACCGTCCTCGGCGAGCGCCTCGGCGGCGTCGGCACCGACGTCTTCGACCTCCGCCCCCGCATCGGCATGGCCGGCATCGCCATGGCGGAGAAGCTCCCCAAGGGCCAGACCGTCCTCCAGACCGTCCTCACCGCCGCCTACGGCATGACCGCCACCTGGCACGAGGACTACGACCCGGTCGACGAGGAGCGCGCCAAGGCCTTCCTCGACCGCCTCGGCATGACCGACTACCTGGACCGCAGGTTCGGCACCCTCTCCGAGGGCGAGCGCAAGCGCACCCTCATCGCCCGCGCGATGATGACCGACCCCGAGCTGCTCCTCCTCGACGAGCCCGCCGCCGGACTCGACCTCGGCGGCCGCGAGGACCTGGTCCGCCGCCTCGGCCGGCTCGCCCGCGACCCCTACGCGCCCTCCATGATCATGGTCACCCACCACGTCGAGGAGATCGCCCCCGGCTTCACCCACGTCCTGATGATCCGTCAGGGCAAGGTGCTCGCCGCCGGCCCCATGGAGACCGAGCTCACCTCCCGCAACCTCTCCCACTGCTTCGGCCTGCCGCTCGTCGTCGAGCACCGCGGCGACCGCTACACCGCGCAGGGCCTGCCGCTGAAGTGA
- a CDS encoding NfeD family protein produces MDIDAWIWWLIAAVGLGIPLVLTAMPELGMLSVGAVAGAVTAALGFGVVAQVVVFSVVSVALIAVVRPLAARHRDGRPGHATGVDALRGRQAVVLERVDGNGGRIKLAGEIWSARTLDSGQSFEPGEQVDVVDIDGATAVVM; encoded by the coding sequence GTGGACATCGATGCGTGGATCTGGTGGCTGATCGCCGCGGTGGGGCTCGGCATTCCCCTCGTCCTCACCGCGATGCCCGAGCTCGGCATGCTCTCCGTCGGCGCGGTCGCCGGAGCCGTGACCGCCGCCCTCGGCTTCGGCGTCGTCGCCCAGGTGGTCGTCTTCTCGGTCGTCTCCGTGGCCCTCATCGCGGTGGTACGCCCGCTCGCGGCCCGGCACCGCGACGGCCGCCCCGGACACGCCACCGGTGTGGACGCCCTGAGAGGCCGCCAAGCCGTCGTCCTGGAACGGGTCGACGGCAACGGCGGCCGCATCAAGCTGGCCGGCGAGATCTGGTCCGCCCGCACCCTCGACTCCGGTCAGAGCTTCGAACCGGGCGAACAGGTCGACGTCGTCGACATCGACGGGGCGACCGCCGTCGTCATGTGA
- a CDS encoding SPFH domain-containing protein, with translation MSAVIIVLIILVVLVFIALIKTIQVIPQASAAIVERFGRYTRTLNAGLNIVVPFIDRIRNRIDLREQVVPFPPQPVITQDNLVVNIDTVIYYQVTDARAATYEVASYIQAIEQLTVTTLRNIIGGMDLERTLTSREEINAALRGVLDEATGKWGIRVNRVELKAIEPPTSIQDSMEKQMRADRDKRAAILTAEGIRQSQILTAEGEKQSAILRAEGEAKAAALKAEGEAQAVRTVFEAIHAGDPDQKLLSYQYLQMLPKIAEGDANKLWIVPSEIGDALKGLSGAFGNVAPGVPGFNTKGNGSGSGPERREEPPVD, from the coding sequence ATGTCAGCAGTCATCATCGTCCTGATCATTCTGGTGGTGCTTGTCTTCATCGCCCTGATCAAGACGATCCAGGTCATCCCGCAGGCCAGCGCCGCCATCGTGGAACGCTTCGGCCGCTACACCCGCACGCTCAACGCCGGACTGAACATCGTCGTCCCGTTCATCGACCGCATCCGCAACCGGATCGACCTGCGCGAACAGGTCGTCCCCTTCCCGCCCCAGCCGGTCATCACGCAGGACAACCTGGTCGTCAACATCGACACCGTCATCTACTACCAGGTGACCGACGCCCGCGCCGCCACCTACGAGGTCGCCAGCTACATCCAGGCGATCGAGCAGCTCACCGTCACCACCCTGCGCAACATCATCGGCGGCATGGACCTGGAGCGGACCCTCACCTCCCGCGAGGAGATCAACGCCGCCCTCCGCGGAGTCCTCGACGAGGCCACCGGCAAGTGGGGCATCCGCGTCAACCGCGTCGAGCTCAAGGCCATCGAACCGCCCACCTCCATCCAGGACTCGATGGAGAAGCAGATGCGCGCCGACCGCGACAAGCGCGCCGCCATCCTCACCGCCGAGGGCATCCGCCAGTCCCAGATCCTCACCGCCGAGGGCGAGAAGCAGTCCGCGATCCTGCGCGCCGAGGGCGAGGCCAAGGCCGCCGCCCTCAAGGCCGAGGGCGAGGCCCAGGCCGTCCGTACGGTCTTCGAGGCCATCCACGCCGGCGACCCCGACCAGAAGCTGCTCTCCTACCAGTACCTCCAGATGCTCCCGAAGATCGCCGAGGGCGACGCCAACAAGCTCTGGATCGTGCCCAGCGAGATCGGCGACGCCCTCAAGGGCCTCTCCGGCGCCTTCGGCAACGTCGCCCCCGGGGTCCCCGGCTTCAACACCAAGGGCAACGGCTCGGGCAGCGGTCCCGAGCGCCGCGAAGAGCCCCCCGTCGACTAG
- a CDS encoding IS481 family transposase yields MPHRNAPLTETGRLRLARCVVEDGWTLRRAAERFQVSPTTAQRWADRYRQLGEAGMPDRSSRPRTSPNRTPTRTERRIIKVRLLRRWGPARIAHFLHLVPSTVHRVLTRYRLARLSHLDRATGRAVRRYERDRPGELVHVDIKKLGNIPDGGGHKIHGRSQGGRNSSAHRDPSRPRTRHGRPNLGYSYLHTAVDDHSRLAYSEILTDEKKETAAGFWQRAHAFFRQAGITVERVLTDNGSCYRSHDWRDTLAAAGIVHKRTRPYRPQTNGKVERFNRTLLEEWAYARPYRSEAERQAAFPQWLHTYNHHRGHTALKGQPPASRVPNLTGQYI; encoded by the coding sequence GTGCCCCACCGTAATGCACCCCTGACCGAGACCGGACGGCTGCGCCTGGCCCGTTGCGTGGTCGAGGACGGCTGGACTCTTCGCCGGGCCGCCGAACGCTTCCAGGTCTCGCCCACCACCGCCCAGCGGTGGGCCGACCGCTACCGGCAGCTGGGCGAAGCCGGCATGCCCGACCGCTCCAGCCGCCCACGCACGAGCCCGAACCGCACTCCCACCCGCACCGAGCGACGGATCATCAAGGTCCGCCTGCTGCGCCGATGGGGACCGGCCCGCATCGCGCACTTCCTGCACCTGGTGCCCTCGACCGTGCACCGCGTCCTGACCCGCTACCGCCTGGCCCGTCTGTCCCATCTCGACCGTGCCACCGGCCGCGCGGTGCGCCGTTACGAACGCGACCGGCCCGGCGAACTCGTCCACGTCGACATCAAGAAGCTGGGCAACATCCCCGACGGCGGCGGACACAAGATCCACGGCAGGAGCCAGGGCGGCCGCAACAGCTCCGCGCACCGTGACCCCTCTCGACCCCGCACCCGCCACGGCCGCCCCAACCTCGGCTACAGCTATCTGCACACCGCCGTCGACGACCACTCCCGCCTCGCCTACAGCGAGATCCTCACCGACGAGAAGAAGGAGACCGCCGCCGGCTTCTGGCAGCGCGCCCATGCCTTCTTTCGCCAGGCCGGAATCACCGTCGAGCGGGTCCTGACCGACAACGGCTCCTGCTACCGCTCACACGACTGGCGCGACACCCTGGCCGCGGCCGGAATCGTCCACAAGCGCACCCGGCCCTACCGGCCACAGACCAACGGCAAGGTCGAACGCTTCAACCGCACCCTGCTGGAGGAATGGGCCTACGCCCGCCCCTACCGGTCAGAAGCCGAACGGCAGGCAGCGTTCCCGCAATGGCTGCACACCTACAATCACCACCGCGGACACACCGCGCTGAAAGGGCAACCACCCGCCAGCCGCGTCCCCAACCTCACAGGTCAATACATCTAG
- a CDS encoding sulfite exporter TauE/SafE family protein: MALSIWEMLAVFAAGTAAGTINTIVGSGTLITFPVLLATGLPPITANVSNALGLVPGSISGAIGYRSELKGQTTRVLRLGGAALLGGLVGAVLLLALPSEAFDAIVPVLIGIALVLVLLQPRISAAVRRRREATGTTAHPHGGAALLVGLFLASVYGGYFGAAQGVLYISLMGLLLHDTLQRINAVKNILGAVVNGVAAVFFLFVADFDWTAVLLIAVGSTIGGQIGAKVGRRLPPTVLRGVIIAVGVVAILQLTLK, translated from the coding sequence ATGGCTTTGTCCATCTGGGAAATGCTCGCGGTCTTCGCGGCCGGCACCGCGGCCGGCACCATCAACACCATCGTCGGATCGGGAACACTCATCACCTTCCCGGTCCTGCTCGCCACCGGACTCCCGCCGATCACCGCGAACGTGTCCAACGCCCTCGGCCTCGTCCCCGGCTCCATCAGCGGCGCCATCGGCTACCGCAGCGAACTCAAGGGCCAGACCACCCGCGTCCTCCGCCTCGGCGGCGCCGCCCTCCTCGGCGGACTCGTCGGCGCCGTCCTGCTGCTCGCCCTGCCCTCCGAGGCGTTCGACGCCATCGTCCCCGTCCTCATCGGCATCGCCCTGGTCCTCGTCCTGCTCCAGCCCCGCATCTCCGCCGCCGTCCGGCGCCGCCGCGAGGCCACCGGCACGACCGCCCACCCCCACGGCGGCGCCGCCCTCCTCGTCGGCCTCTTCCTCGCCAGCGTCTACGGCGGCTACTTCGGCGCCGCCCAAGGCGTCCTCTACATCTCCCTCATGGGCCTGCTGCTCCACGACACCCTGCAGCGCATCAACGCCGTCAAGAACATCCTCGGCGCCGTCGTCAACGGCGTCGCCGCCGTCTTCTTCCTCTTCGTCGCCGACTTCGACTGGACCGCCGTCCTCCTCATCGCCGTCGGCTCCACCATCGGCGGCCAGATCGGCGCCAAGGTCGGCAGACGCCTGCCCCCCACCGTCCTGCGCGGAGTCATCATCGCCGTCGGCGTCGTCGCCATCCTCCAGCTCACCCTGAAATGA
- a CDS encoding HNH endonuclease — protein MRDTLVLNASFEPLSTVTLNRAVVLVLQDKAVVEQEHPGLRVRAAAVDMPVPRVIRLCRYVRVPFRRQAPWSRRGVLVRDQHRCAYCGRRATTVDHVVPRAQGGGDNWLNTVASCAEDNHRKADRTPEQAGMPLLHQPFVPSPADAMLLALRAAERSELPDWLAGQAA, from the coding sequence ATGCGGGACACGCTGGTTCTGAACGCGAGCTTCGAGCCGCTTTCGACGGTCACACTCAACCGTGCGGTGGTGCTTGTCCTGCAGGACAAGGCCGTCGTGGAGCAGGAACACCCCGGTCTGCGCGTGCGGGCGGCTGCTGTGGACATGCCGGTGCCCCGGGTGATCAGGCTCTGCAGGTACGTGCGGGTGCCGTTCCGAAGACAGGCGCCGTGGTCGAGGCGGGGTGTGCTGGTCAGGGACCAGCACCGGTGCGCGTACTGCGGGAGGCGTGCGACGACCGTGGACCACGTGGTGCCGCGGGCTCAGGGGGGCGGGGACAACTGGCTGAACACGGTGGCCTCGTGTGCGGAGGACAATCACCGTAAGGCGGACCGGACGCCGGAGCAGGCGGGGATGCCGTTGCTGCACCAGCCGTTCGTGCCGTCGCCGGCGGACGCGATGCTGTTGGCGCTGCGGGCCGCGGAGCGGTCGGAGCTGCCGGACTGGCTGGCCGGGCAGGCCGCGTAG
- a CDS encoding YbhB/YbcL family Raf kinase inhibitor-like protein has translation MTEAKRAPLPHDFHPAVPSFTVVSEDVEQGGFLKDAQVYAEGNTSPQLRWEGFPAETKSFAVTCFDPDAPTGSGFWHWVLFDIPASVTELPAGAGSGSFEGLPAGAVHARNDYGSKDFGGAAPPKGDGPHRYVFTVYAVDQEKLGPDADASPAAVGFNLRFHTLGRAQLVAEYEHPA, from the coding sequence GTGACCGAGGCCAAGAGGGCGCCGCTCCCGCACGACTTCCACCCGGCGGTGCCGTCGTTCACGGTGGTGAGCGAGGACGTCGAGCAGGGTGGGTTCCTGAAGGACGCTCAGGTGTACGCGGAGGGGAACACCTCGCCGCAGCTGCGCTGGGAGGGGTTCCCGGCGGAGACGAAGAGCTTCGCGGTGACCTGTTTCGATCCGGACGCGCCGACGGGGAGCGGGTTCTGGCACTGGGTGCTGTTCGACATCCCGGCGTCGGTGACGGAGCTGCCCGCGGGTGCGGGCTCGGGTTCGTTCGAGGGGCTGCCGGCGGGTGCCGTGCACGCCCGCAACGACTACGGGTCGAAGGACTTCGGCGGGGCGGCGCCGCCGAAGGGGGACGGTCCGCACCGGTACGTCTTCACGGTGTACGCGGTGGATCAGGAGAAGCTCGGTCCTGACGCCGACGCGTCGCCCGCCGCGGTGGGCTTCAACCTGCGTTTCCACACGCTGGGGCGTGCGCAGTTGGTGGCGGAGTACGAGCACCCCGCGTAA